A region from the Schistocerca serialis cubense isolate TAMUIC-IGC-003099 chromosome 1, iqSchSeri2.2, whole genome shotgun sequence genome encodes:
- the LOC126477240 gene encoding frataxin homolog, mitochondrial isoform X2, translating into MGFSDKGTFEYVCDETLEAFSDYFEELVEGCGHLKSADVTYSDGVLTVNFGSPYGTYVINRQTPNEQIWLSSPISGPKRYDFISGQWIYKHDGVPLHKLLDTEISQIVKQTVDFSKCLPNVNVK; encoded by the exons ATTCTCTGACAAGGGGACATTTGAATATGTATGTGATGAAACATTAGAAgccttttctgactattttgaagAACTTGTTGAAGGTTGTGGCCATTTAAAGTCTGCTGATGTAACATACAGT GATGGTGTTCTCACTGTAAATTTTGGAAGTCCTTATGGTACATATGTAATAAACAGGCAGACACCAAACGAGCAGATTTGGCTTTCCTCACCCATAAGTGGACCAAAGAGATACGATTTCATCAGTGGACAGTGGATATATAAACATGATGGAGTACCATTGCACAAACTTCTTGATACAGAAATATCACAAATTGTTAAACAAACTGTAGATTTCTCAAAGTGTTTGCCTAATGTAAATGTTAAATGA